The Solea solea chromosome 19, fSolSol10.1, whole genome shotgun sequence genome has a window encoding:
- the chsy3 gene encoding chondroitin sulfate synthase 3: MALKSRRPWTTVVIGVFLGFTASSWLFAPQVDDRRKKGPTCFYRDSSVGEGPPGVLGRSAGSREQEEVLGPGSKSGDRGHKRFLYVGVMTAKKYLSSRAVAAHQTWTSSIPGRVEFFSSAGSAAVHTDVPVPVVSLAGVDDSYPPQKKSFMMLKYIHDHYLDQYEWFMRADDDVYIKGEKLESFLRSLNSSKPLYLGQTGLGMTEELGRLALEPGENFCMGGPGMIFSREVLRRMVPHISTCLREMYTTHEDVEVGRCVRRFGGTQCVWSYEMQQLFYENYEHNKKGFIEELHSSKIHNAITLHPNKNPAYQYRLHSFTLSREISRLRYRTVLLHRDSLVMSYLSDTEVQWEDQQLGSPPSYMHYQPSERKDVIEWDFLTGRHVYSADESKTPRQSLGNSLRTALEDVIMQVMEIINQNSKTQGRAIDFKKIQYGYYRVDPMHGAEYILDLLLLYKKHKGRKIKVPVRRHAYLQQAFSRPFFTESEELDVAELVAVINSESQSLSFLSNSLKFLSPFQFYESTREVWKQNQEKVHIVLPLSGRYDTFVHFMENFEKVCLIAKQNIKLSVVLVDNESSQISEAYIQLIKEYHRKYPTADISLIPMTGNFSRGLALELGSSRLHNDTLLFFCDVDLVFSADALQRCRDNTVQNKQVYFPVVFSQYNPKIVYAEKTLRENKYVLTKKSGFWRDYGFGITCIFKSDLLKAGGFDTSIFGWGMEDVDLYTKVISTGFKVLRSHDPGIFHVYHPVHCNASLEQKQYKMCLGSRASTFASTVQLAELWLEKHAENGYNRTSS; the protein is encoded by the exons ATGGCTCTGAAGTCACGGAGGCCGTGGACCACAGTCGTTATCGGCGTCTTTCTCGGCTTCACCGCGTCGTCGTGGCTCTTCGCGCCTCAGGTGGACgacaggaggaaaaaaggtCCCACCTGTTTCTACAGAGACTCGTCCGTGGGTGAAGGTCCTCCCGGTGTGCTCGGGAGGAGCGCGGGGAGcagggagcaggaggaggtgctGGGGCCGGGGAGCAAAAGCGGGGACAGAGGACACAAGCGCTTCCTCTATGTCGGTGTCATGACCGCGAAGAAGTACCTGAGCTCTCGCGCCGTCGCTGCCCACCAGACGTGGACCAGCTCCATACCCGGCAGGGTGGAGTTCTTCTCCAGCGCCGGGTCAGCTGCTGTCCACACGGACGTCCCTGTACCCGTGGTGTCTCTGGCGGGAGTGGACGACTCATACCCGCCACAGAAGAAGTCCTTCATGATGCTCAAGTACATCCACGACCACTACCTGGACCAGTATGAGTGGTTCATGAGGGCAGATGATGACGTTTATATCAAAG GTGAGAAGCTGGAGTCGTTCCTGCGCTCACTGAACAGCAGCAAACCCCTTTACCTGGGTCAGACTGGTCTTGGCATGACTGAAGAATTGGGCCGTTTGGCCCTCGAGCCCGGAGAGAACTTCTGCATGGGAGGCCCCGGGATGATCTTCAGCAGAGAAGTACTTCGCAGGATGGTCCCTCACATCAGTACCTGTCTGAGGGAGATGTACACCACCCACGAGGACGTGGAAGTGGGTCGCTGTGTGCGTCGTTTTGGAGGAACACAGTGCGTGTGGTCGTACGAG ATGCAGCAGCTCTTCTACGAGAACTATGAACACAACAAGAAAGGTTTTATCGAGGAGCTTCACAGCAGTAAGATCCACAACGCCATCACACTGCACCCGAACAAAAATCCCGCCTACCAGTACAGACTCCACAGCTTCACACTGAGCCGCGAGATCTCGAGGCTGCGCTACCGCACCGTCCTGCTCCACCGCGACAGCCTGGTCATGAGTTACCTGAGCGACACGGAGGTGCAGTGGGAGGACCAACAGCTGGGCTCCCCGCCTTCATACATGCACTATCAGCCCAGCGAGAGGAAAGACGTCATCGAGTGGGATTTCCTGACCGGCCGCCACGTTTACTCTGCAGACGAAAGCAAGACCCCTCGGCAGAGCCTGGGGAACTCGCTCCGGACTGCACTGGAGGACGTTATAATGCAGGTGATGGAGATCATCAATCAGAACTCAAAGACTCAGGGCCGTGCTATTGACTTTAAAAAGATTCAGTACGGCTACTACAGGGTGGATCCAATGCACGGAGCGGAATACATTCTagatttgctgctgctgtacaagAAGCACAAGGGACGGAAAATCAAAGTGCCCGTGAGGCGGCACGCTTACCTCCAGCAGGCCTTCAGTCGACCCTTCTTCACCGAAAGTGAGGAGTTAGACGTGGCAGAACTCGTGGCTGTCATCAACTCCGAGTCTCAGTCCCTGTCCTTCCTGTCCAACTCCCTGAAGTTCCTGTCACCTTTCCAGTTCTATGAATCGACCAGAGAAGTGTGGAAGCAGAACCAGGAGAAAGTCCACATTGTCCTTCCGTTGTCCGGTCGCTACGACACCTTTGTCCACTTCATGGAGAACTTTGAGAAGGTGTGTTTAATCgccaaacaaaacattaaactcTCGGTTGTTCTCGTGGACAACGAGAGCAGTCAGATCAGTGAAGCCTATATTCAGCTGATCAAAGAGTATCATCGGAAATATCCCACAGCGGACATTTCTCTGATCCCCATGACGGGGAACTTCTCGCGAGGCCTGGCTCTGGAGCTGGGCTCCTCCAGGCTCCACAACGACACCTTACTGTTCTTCTGTGACGTGGACCTCGTCTTCAGTGCTGATGCCTTGCAGCGCTGCAGAGACAACACTGTCCAAAACAAACAGGTCTACTTCCCCGTTGTCTTTAGTCAATACAACCCCAAGATAGTGTACGCCGAGAAAACcctgagagaaaacaaatatgtgcTCACCAAGAAAAGTGGTTTCTGGCGAGATTACGGCTTTGGAATCACGTGCATATTCAAGAGTGATTTGCTAAAAGCCGGAGGCTTCGACACCTCCATCTTTGGTTGGGGAATGGAAGACGTGGACTTGTACACGAAGGTTATCAGCACTGGTTTTAAAGTGCTGCGCAGTCATGATCCAGGAATCTTCCACGTTTATCACCCGGTCCACTGCAACGCGAGCCTCGAGCAGAAACAGTACAAAATGTGCCTCGGTTCCAGAGCGAGCACGTTTGCGTCGACGGTGCAGTTAGCAGAGCTGTGGCTGGAGAAACACGCGGAGAACGGCTACAACAGAACTTCATCGTGA